The Fortiea contorta PCC 7126 genome has a segment encoding these proteins:
- a CDS encoding glutamate-5-semialdehyde dehydrogenase: MTVAVFDDYPEPMNSAKRAHQASLKLGIAKGVDRSRAVLAMAQGLERSFDDILEANTLDLEASREMAIPELILDWLKLTPTRLETTVEILQRLGELSDPLRRVRTAEYQQEDSQSYSHLMPLGVIGFIYEAFPDLGAIAAGLCIKTGNSIILKGSTEASHSNAAIADVIQNAIAEVGLPLGCIELITAEHGASIRDLVVQDQYLNLVIPYGRSSLVQQVVRQATCPVLKSAMGNCYLYWSVNGSLEMVRWMIIDSHESEPDPVNAIEKVLIHRQALPSSLAVLWNTLKDKGFEIRGDAELVEAFPQLQLAKEGEWGSAYLTKTVAFKLVDSLEVAIACINQHSSGHADCIVTESYQESRQFALGVNSASTYINASPRFSRNPSRGDSVFLGMSNQKGHRRGFISLETLTTVKHIIQGNGRF; encoded by the coding sequence ATGACCGTTGCAGTTTTTGATGATTACCCCGAACCAATGAATAGCGCTAAACGCGCTCATCAAGCCTCTCTCAAGTTAGGAATTGCTAAGGGAGTAGACCGCAGTCGTGCTGTGTTAGCGATGGCACAGGGGCTAGAACGCTCCTTTGACGATATTTTGGAAGCCAACACCTTGGATTTGGAAGCGAGTCGGGAAATGGCGATACCAGAATTGATTTTGGATTGGCTGAAGCTGACTCCCACCAGGCTAGAAACAACGGTGGAGATTCTGCAACGGTTGGGGGAATTATCAGATCCGCTGCGACGGGTGCGAACTGCTGAGTATCAGCAAGAAGATTCCCAGAGTTACTCCCATTTAATGCCCTTGGGAGTAATTGGGTTTATCTATGAAGCCTTTCCAGACTTGGGAGCGATAGCAGCAGGTTTGTGCATCAAAACAGGTAATAGTATAATTCTCAAGGGTAGTACTGAAGCTAGCCATTCCAATGCAGCGATCGCTGATGTGATCCAAAATGCGATCGCCGAAGTTGGTCTACCCCTGGGCTGTATAGAATTGATCACAGCAGAACATGGTGCTTCGATTCGAGATTTAGTTGTCCAAGACCAGTACTTAAACTTGGTCATTCCATATGGACGTTCTAGCTTAGTCCAGCAGGTAGTACGACAGGCAACTTGTCCAGTTTTAAAATCAGCAATGGGCAATTGTTACCTTTATTGGTCAGTGAACGGTAGCTTAGAAATGGTGCGCTGGATGATTATCGATAGTCATGAGAGCGAACCAGATCCAGTCAACGCCATCGAAAAAGTGCTGATCCATCGCCAAGCCTTACCATCGTCCTTAGCCGTGCTGTGGAACACTTTAAAAGACAAAGGCTTTGAAATTAGAGGCGATGCAGAACTAGTAGAAGCTTTTCCCCAATTGCAGCTAGCGAAAGAAGGTGAATGGGGAAGCGCCTATTTAACGAAGACAGTAGCGTTTAAATTAGTAGATAGTTTAGAAGTAGCGATCGCCTGCATCAATCAACATAGTAGTGGTCATGCTGATTGTATCGTTACTGAATCATACCAGGAAAGCCGCCAGTTTGCACTAGGAGTCAACAGCGCTTCAACTTATATTAATGCCTCCCCGCGTTTCTCCCGCAACCCTTCGCGGGGAGATTCAGTGTTTTTAGGAATGTCTAACCAGAAAGGACACCGCCGGGGATTTATTAGTTTAGAAACCTTGACGACAGTCAAGCACATTATTCAGGGGAATGGACGGTTTTAG
- the ribH gene encoding 6,7-dimethyl-8-ribityllumazine synthase, which produces MAVFEGTFTQTEPLRFAVVVGRFNDLVTVKLLEGCQDCLKRHGVDPNPQGNQVDYIWVPGSFEVPLVARQLALSHRYDAVICLGAVIRGQTPHFDYVSSEVAKGIAAASFQTGVPVIFGILTVDTMQQALERAGIKANHGWDYAMNALEMASLMRQLRSNLNEPYVRNSQSLPAAFPSASLGNYAAESEELS; this is translated from the coding sequence ATGGCAGTTTTTGAGGGAACTTTTACTCAAACAGAACCTTTAAGGTTCGCAGTGGTAGTCGGTCGATTTAATGACCTTGTTACCGTCAAGCTGCTAGAAGGATGTCAAGATTGCTTGAAACGTCACGGAGTAGACCCCAATCCTCAAGGCAATCAAGTAGACTACATTTGGGTACCAGGAAGTTTTGAAGTACCCTTAGTAGCTCGTCAATTAGCCCTTTCTCACCGTTACGACGCCGTGATTTGTCTAGGCGCCGTCATCCGGGGACAAACACCCCACTTTGATTATGTCTCTTCTGAAGTTGCTAAAGGTATCGCCGCCGCCAGCTTTCAAACCGGTGTGCCAGTGATTTTCGGCATTTTGACAGTGGATACAATGCAGCAAGCTTTAGAAAGAGCAGGAATTAAAGCTAATCACGGTTGGGACTATGCCATGAACGCCCTGGAAATGGCTAGCTTGATGCGACAATTGCGCTCTAATCTCAATGAGCCATATGTCCGTAATTCCCAGTCTCTGCCAGCCGCTTTTCCTAGCGCTAGCCTGGGTAATTATGCCGCTGAATCAGAAGAACTGAGCTAA
- the psbZ gene encoding photosystem II reaction center protein PsbZ — MTIIFQIALLSLVLLSFVMVIGVPVAYATPQNWVESKKLLWIGSGAWAILVILVGILNFFVV; from the coding sequence ATGACCATAATATTTCAAATCGCTTTGTTATCTCTAGTTCTGCTGTCCTTTGTCATGGTGATTGGCGTCCCTGTTGCCTACGCCACCCCCCAAAATTGGGTGGAGTCTAAAAAGCTACTTTGGATTGGCTCCGGAGCCTGGGCTATCCTCGTGATTTTAGTAGGGATATTAAACTTTTTTGTGGTCTAG
- a CDS encoding CBS domain-containing protein: MDLILCHTTADFDALGAAVGLARLLPGSKIVLTGGAHPPVRDFLALYRDEYPLIERRAVNPENIRSLMVVDTQQCDRLGKAAEWLSLSHIKQIIVYDHHLGQELDIPATQLHVSPVGATTTLIVEQLQQQQISLTPAESTVMALGIHVDTGSLTFEQSTPRDALALAWLMQQGASNSVVSTYRDPGLSLHLQRLLAEALENLAYLRLRGYTIGSVILKTTKFVPGLSSLASQLMELTEIDALLLVNEYGEEDCRLNVIGRSLIPSLNLNSLFQPLGGGGHSQAASLTLRSVNSPAILQQLLDQIQATIPYPPVARDLMSSPVRTIRPETAIAAAQRILLRYGHSGLSVVDAQGQLVGIISRRDIDIALHHGFSHAPVKGYMTTSVKTITPDTTLPQIQSLMVTYDIGRLPVWEHGQLLGIVTRTDVLRELHQGEFKIENSRLKIHNYSQHSRLSTELQSRLAPPFWRLLTKASQEAEKRGWHLYLVGGAVRDLLLAEKSAGTLMITDIDLVVDGFHKTADVGAGVELAKALQQLYPEARLEIHGAFQTAALLWHKDAVLNSLWVDIATARTEFYPYPAANPEVEASSIRQDLYRRDFTINAMALRLTSPRAGELLDFFGGLLDLQAQEIRVLHANSFIEDPTRIYRGVRFAVRLGFQIAPQTEEYIRYAINSGVYDRTAQENSKTPALQTRLKAELKHILEAPYWQGSLQLLNHLGALQCIHPTLSLDQELLRQLSLLERCLRRFDPQQTLNHWQMRLEALIAHLAPQYRAKVAINLQLPEDSISRLKNIVPAQAELLTALPTCQRPSQLVQLLKQYNIPMLILIAVQSPRAVRRQIWQYLTHWLNVQPLLNGDDLKQLGYKPGPQYRQILDELLVATLDGVIKNRAEAEEFLAQSYPRH; encoded by the coding sequence ATGGACTTAATTCTTTGCCACACGACGGCTGATTTTGATGCCTTGGGGGCTGCGGTAGGGCTGGCGCGCTTGCTACCGGGGAGTAAGATTGTGCTGACTGGGGGTGCTCATCCTCCTGTCAGGGATTTTTTAGCTTTGTACCGGGATGAGTATCCGCTGATTGAAAGACGCGCTGTTAACCCAGAAAACATTCGTTCGCTGATGGTGGTGGATACACAACAGTGCGATCGCTTGGGTAAGGCTGCTGAGTGGTTGAGTTTATCCCACATCAAACAAATCATAGTTTATGACCATCACCTAGGACAAGAACTAGATATTCCTGCTACTCAATTACATGTTTCTCCTGTGGGAGCAACTACGACTTTGATCGTTGAGCAATTGCAACAACAGCAGATTTCTTTAACGCCCGCTGAATCTACGGTGATGGCTTTGGGTATCCATGTTGACACTGGCTCTTTGACCTTTGAGCAATCTACGCCACGGGATGCTTTAGCTTTGGCTTGGTTGATGCAACAAGGAGCCAGTAACTCGGTTGTTTCCACATACCGTGATCCTGGTTTGTCACTCCATTTGCAGCGGCTATTAGCTGAGGCGCTGGAAAATCTGGCATATCTTCGTTTACGTGGATATACTATAGGTTCAGTAATTTTAAAAACTACAAAATTTGTACCGGGGCTATCAAGTTTAGCTTCCCAATTGATGGAGTTGACAGAAATCGATGCTTTATTGTTGGTGAACGAATATGGGGAAGAAGATTGTCGTTTAAATGTGATTGGGCGATCGCTAATTCCCAGTCTCAACCTTAACTCATTATTTCAACCCCTTGGTGGTGGTGGTCACTCCCAAGCGGCTTCTCTAACTCTCCGGAGTGTTAATTCGCCAGCGATATTACAACAACTCCTAGACCAGATTCAAGCTACCATTCCCTATCCTCCGGTGGCTAGAGATTTAATGTCTTCCCCAGTCCGCACTATCCGACCGGAAACGGCGATCGCCGCAGCACAGAGAATTTTGTTACGCTATGGACATTCTGGTTTATCTGTAGTCGATGCTCAAGGACAATTAGTCGGAATTATTTCTCGCAGAGATATTGATATTGCTCTGCATCACGGTTTTAGTCACGCGCCGGTCAAAGGCTACATGACAACCAGCGTCAAAACCATTACACCAGATACCACACTGCCACAAATTCAGTCGTTGATGGTGACGTATGATATCGGGCGCTTACCAGTCTGGGAACATGGGCAATTATTGGGTATTGTTACCAGGACTGATGTGTTGCGGGAATTACATCAAGGAGAATTCAAAATTGAAAATTCCCGACTCAAAATTCACAATTATTCCCAGCACTCACGACTCAGCACTGAATTACAATCTCGCCTAGCGCCGCCATTTTGGCGATTGCTCACCAAAGCATCCCAGGAAGCCGAAAAACGAGGTTGGCATCTTTATCTGGTGGGGGGTGCGGTGCGAGACTTGCTTTTAGCTGAAAAGTCTGCTGGCACATTAATGATTACAGATATTGACCTTGTAGTTGATGGTTTTCACAAAACAGCAGATGTCGGTGCTGGGGTGGAACTAGCTAAGGCGCTGCAACAACTTTACCCAGAAGCCCGTTTAGAAATCCACGGCGCTTTTCAAACGGCAGCTTTGTTATGGCACAAAGACGCTGTGTTAAACTCATTGTGGGTAGATATTGCCACAGCCAGGACAGAATTTTATCCTTACCCAGCGGCGAATCCAGAAGTTGAAGCCAGTTCCATTCGCCAAGACTTGTACCGCCGAGATTTTACCATCAATGCAATGGCGTTGCGGCTGACTTCTCCCCGTGCTGGCGAACTGCTCGATTTTTTTGGTGGTCTGCTGGATTTGCAAGCCCAGGAAATTCGAGTTTTACACGCTAACAGCTTTATTGAAGACCCTACCAGGATTTATCGCGGTGTACGCTTCGCTGTGCGCTTGGGATTCCAAATAGCACCGCAGACAGAAGAGTATATTCGTTATGCCATTAATAGTGGCGTTTATGATCGCACTGCTCAAGAAAATAGCAAAACTCCCGCCCTGCAAACCCGCTTGAAAGCTGAATTAAAGCATATTCTGGAAGCTCCTTATTGGCAAGGATCTTTACAGTTATTGAATCATTTGGGTGCATTGCAGTGCATTCATCCCACCCTCAGCTTAGACCAAGAACTGCTGCGACAGCTAAGTTTATTAGAACGGTGTTTGCGGCGATTTGACCCTCAACAAACCCTCAATCATTGGCAAATGCGCTTGGAAGCGTTAATTGCTCACCTCGCACCACAATATCGGGCGAAAGTGGCGATAAATCTGCAATTACCAGAAGATAGCATCTCTCGATTGAAAAACATAGTCCCTGCACAAGCGGAGTTATTAACAGCATTACCCACTTGTCAGCGTCCCAGTCAATTAGTGCAGTTACTCAAACAGTACAACATCCCCATGCTGATTTTAATCGCTGTGCAGAGTCCGCGAGCAGTCAGGCGACAGATTTGGCAATATCTTACCCATTGGCTGAATGTACAGCCACTGTTGAATGGTGATGATTTAAAACAATTGGGTTACAAACCAGGGCCACAGTATCGGCAAATTCTAGATGAATTACTAGTAGCAACATTGGATGGAGTAATTAAAAATAGAGCAGAAGCCGAAGAATTTTTAGCCCAGTCTTATCCACGTCATTGA
- a CDS encoding Uma2 family endonuclease has protein sequence MQIQTAKKYYTPEEYLQLEETSECKNEYWDGEIIPIASSTTHHNEIVGNFCTNFKFNMRGKNYKIYMGDVKLWIPRYRINTYPDVMVIHGEPIYDGTGTTTVTNPLMIAEVLSKSTESHDRSNKFRFYRSISTLQEYILINQYEFVVEQFNKNADGQWVLTEYESIDAALCLNSIEFQIPLRDLYEEMKFETGEE, from the coding sequence ATGCAAATCCAAACAGCAAAAAAATACTACACTCCCGAAGAGTATTTACAACTAGAAGAAACATCAGAATGCAAAAATGAATATTGGGATGGAGAGATAATTCCTATAGCTAGTAGCACAACTCATCACAACGAAATTGTAGGTAATTTTTGCACCAATTTTAAATTTAACATGCGGGGTAAAAATTATAAAATCTACATGGGTGATGTCAAATTGTGGATACCGCGTTATCGGATCAACACCTATCCTGATGTTATGGTTATTCATGGAGAACCGATATATGACGGTACTGGGACTACTACAGTAACCAATCCTCTAATGATTGCGGAAGTTTTATCTAAATCGACAGAGAGTCACGATAGAAGTAATAAATTTAGATTTTATCGTTCTATTTCCACACTCCAAGAATATATTTTAATTAATCAATATGAATTTGTTGTTGAGCAGTTTAATAAAAATGCTGATGGTCAATGGGTATTAACAGAATATGAGTCAATAGATGCAGCGTTATGTCTCAACTCAATAGAGTTTCAAATTCCCTTGAGAGATCTTTATGAAGAGATGAAGTTTGAGACTGGGGAAGAATAA
- a CDS encoding Uma2 family endonuclease, with amino-acid sequence MTVAQELDSQESITQEVIFPPGDLYSDEPPLETELHLRQIILLLQCLEWLWRDRNDFYAAGNLTIYYSPRQLKSEKFRGPDFFVVLGTERKTRKSWVVWDEDGKYPNVILEILSDSTAKTDRGLKKEIYQNTFRTPDYFWFDPYTQEFAGFHLVDGEYQPLQASEQGYLWSHQLGLYLGIHQGLLRFFTPNGLLVPKPEEIVEQAEQRVEQAEQRVEQAEQRVEQEARKAERLAAKLRELNIDPDTI; translated from the coding sequence ATGACCGTTGCTCAAGAACTAGATTCTCAAGAAAGCATCACCCAAGAGGTGATATTTCCCCCTGGTGATTTATATAGTGATGAACCGCCCTTGGAAACTGAATTGCATCTACGACAAATTATCCTACTTTTGCAATGTCTAGAATGGCTGTGGCGAGACAGAAATGATTTTTATGCGGCCGGAAACCTGACCATTTACTACAGTCCGCGCCAACTAAAGTCAGAAAAATTCCGGGGGCCAGACTTTTTTGTAGTGTTGGGAACGGAACGCAAAACCCGAAAAAGTTGGGTAGTCTGGGACGAAGATGGTAAATATCCGAATGTAATTCTAGAAATCTTATCCGACTCCACAGCGAAGACGGATAGAGGTTTAAAGAAAGAAATTTATCAAAATACTTTCCGTACACCTGATTATTTTTGGTTTGATCCGTATACACAAGAGTTTGCGGGTTTTCATCTAGTGGATGGCGAGTATCAACCTCTACAAGCTTCCGAACAGGGATATTTGTGGAGCCATCAGCTAGGCTTATATCTGGGAATTCATCAGGGATTATTGCGGTTTTTTACACCAAATGGGCTACTAGTTCCGAAACCTGAAGAAATAGTGGAACAAGCAGAACAAAGGGTAGAACAAGCAGAACAAAGGGTAGAACAAGCAGAACAAAGGGTGGAACAGGAAGCCCGAAAAGCAGAACGTTTAGCAGCCAAACTGCGGGAGTTAAATATTGACCCAGATACAATTTAG
- a CDS encoding serine/threonine protein kinase has translation MNSYPDFSEHGYQVLRELGRNREGGRITWLASKVETGEQIVIKQFCFAQAGSSWSGFKACEQEIQFLQKLNHPGIPRYLDSFERPDGFCLVQEYINAPSLAATHSFAPEEIKQIAVKALEIIVYLQNRIPPIIHRDIKPENILVDEQLNVYIIDFGFARVGSQEVAASSVFKGTPGFIPPEQMFKPTEATDLYALGVTLICLLTGIKSTKIDQLQDQDDPYLIKFHHLLPQLSLRFLGWLEKMVQPLQKNRFANAQSALKALKPLDIIRVAGVDFSETVLEFKAHRLGEKLTQSIRVENPISDTLLQGRWEVAPHPHDPPHTPDDHAWIAVTPGQFNGNHTRCQVQVDTSKLMADKQYKRQLILHCNAYPETHTLTVKVQTAALIGKRNIPFGGLIGLFLVAVVVAMATTWFITYAASAVASFLLEIFGYGPILFIGILSLVCGFWVGYYTLKRGDSVDVAVGWAMGGAVGLAVGVAAGVALGLALGLAVGVAAGVAAGVVVAWALGWVINLAEDSFTTVLILLTLGFGASAGTGIIAGFLNPFILLALTGTSLPTLSLLLYSPLKTRKLITKYRHSEESLIKP, from the coding sequence ATGAATAGCTATCCAGATTTCAGCGAACACGGCTATCAAGTTTTGCGAGAATTGGGACGTAATCGGGAAGGAGGAAGGATTACCTGGCTAGCATCAAAAGTTGAGACAGGGGAACAGATAGTAATCAAACAGTTTTGCTTTGCTCAAGCTGGTTCTAGTTGGTCTGGGTTCAAAGCTTGTGAGCAAGAAATTCAATTTTTACAAAAACTTAATCATCCTGGTATTCCCCGCTATCTGGATTCTTTTGAGCGACCTGATGGCTTTTGTCTAGTTCAAGAATATATCAATGCCCCATCTTTAGCAGCAACTCACAGCTTTGCACCAGAGGAAATTAAACAAATTGCAGTTAAAGCTTTAGAAATTATTGTATATCTGCAAAATCGGATTCCGCCGATAATTCATCGAGATATTAAACCGGAAAATATTTTGGTGGATGAGCAACTCAACGTCTATATAATTGACTTTGGTTTTGCTCGTGTTGGCAGCCAGGAAGTTGCAGCAAGTAGTGTATTTAAAGGTACTCCAGGTTTTATCCCACCTGAGCAAATGTTTAAACCAACAGAGGCTACAGATTTGTATGCTTTGGGTGTAACTTTGATTTGCTTACTAACAGGAATTAAATCAACAAAAATCGACCAATTGCAAGACCAAGATGATCCATATTTAATCAAGTTTCACCATCTTTTACCTCAGTTGAGTCTACGGTTTCTGGGTTGGTTAGAAAAGATGGTACAACCGCTACAGAAAAACCGTTTTGCTAATGCACAATCAGCTTTAAAAGCACTTAAACCACTTGATATTATCCGTGTAGCGGGAGTGGATTTTAGTGAAACAGTGCTGGAATTCAAAGCGCACCGATTAGGGGAAAAGCTAACACAAAGTATCAGAGTTGAGAACCCGATATCAGATACTTTACTACAAGGTAGATGGGAAGTTGCACCCCATCCTCATGACCCACCGCATACGCCAGATGATCATGCTTGGATTGCGGTGACACCTGGTCAATTTAACGGGAATCATACTCGGTGTCAGGTTCAGGTGGATACGAGTAAATTGATGGCGGATAAGCAGTATAAACGTCAACTTATATTGCACTGTAATGCTTATCCAGAGACTCATACTTTAACAGTGAAGGTGCAGACGGCTGCTTTAATTGGAAAGCGTAATATACCCTTTGGTGGTTTAATTGGGCTGTTTTTAGTGGCTGTGGTGGTAGCTATGGCTACGACTTGGTTTATTACTTATGCTGCAAGTGCGGTTGCGAGTTTTTTGTTAGAAATTTTTGGATATGGGCCCATTCTTTTTATCGGTATTCTCTCACTTGTGTGTGGGTTTTGGGTGGGTTATTACACACTAAAGCGAGGAGACTCTGTGGATGTGGCTGTGGGTTGGGCTATGGGTGGGGCTGTGGGTTTGGCTGTGGGTGTGGCTGCGGGTGTGGCTTTGGGTTTGGCTTTGGGTTTGGCTGTGGGTGTGGCTGCGGGTGTGGCTGCGGGTGTGGTTGTGGCTTGGGCTTTGGGTTGGGTTATAAATTTGGCTGAAGACTCATTTACAACCGTACTAATACTACTAACATTAGGATTTGGAGCTAGCGCAGGAACTGGGATAATAGCGGGCTTTCTAAATCCATTTATTTTGTTAGCACTAACAGGAACCAGTTTACCCACACTTTCCCTGCTGCTTTATTCACCTCTAAAAACACGTAAGTTAATCACTAAATATCGTCACTCTGAAGAATCTTTAATCAAGCCGTAA
- a CDS encoding DUF6825 family protein, translated as MSNPLVQAFFVGRAVAEVFNERLEVALTDALSELGKFDAETREQLRQFTDEVLERANRAAAAANAGETTTGGTTGSESVDLQAVIDELRAEIALLRTELQKYRSNSL; from the coding sequence ATGAGCAACCCCCTTGTACAAGCCTTTTTTGTCGGTAGAGCCGTCGCTGAAGTGTTCAACGAACGCTTAGAAGTCGCTTTGACAGACGCTTTGAGTGAACTGGGCAAATTTGACGCCGAAACTAGAGAGCAACTACGCCAGTTTACAGATGAAGTCTTAGAACGGGCAAATCGTGCAGCAGCGGCTGCTAATGCGGGTGAAACCACTACAGGTGGTACAACTGGTTCGGAATCAGTGGACTTACAAGCGGTAATCGACGAACTGCGAGCTGAAATCGCTTTACTGCGGACTGAATTGCAGAAGTATCGCAGTAATTCTTTATAA
- a CDS encoding ABC1 kinase family protein produces the protein MEKGYSDQAYRWNRESYSSRRRFIDIWSFVLTLMYKLWLYNKSWSYPGGVTEAKQTARRKAQAVWIRNTLLDLGPTFIKVGQLFSTRADIFPGEYVEELAKLQDKVPAFSYEQVETTIQQELGKKIPELFETFEPIPLAAASLGQVHKAVLHSGEAVVVKVQRPGLKKLFEIDLQILKGIARYFQNHPKWGRGRDWIGIYEECCRILWQEIDYLNEGRNADTFRRNFRSYDWVKVPRVFWRYASSRVLTLEYVPGIKISQYEALEAAGLDRKTIARQGAQAYLHQLLDSGFFHADPHPGNIAVSPDGGLIFYDFGMMGQVKSNVRDGLMETLFGIAQKDGDRVVQSLIDLGAIAPVDDMGPVRRSVQYMLDNFMDKPFENQSVAAISDDLYEIAYNQPFRFPATFTFVMRAFSTLEGVGKGLDPEFNFMEVAKPYAMQLMTNMNGPESNSFLNELSRQAVQVSTTALGLPRRLEDTLEKLERGDMRVRVRSIETERLLRRQGNIQLGISYALLISGFTLSGTILLVNHYLWLALLAGLIAVVVAGILIRMLLRLDRYDRMY, from the coding sequence ATGGAAAAAGGTTATTCAGATCAGGCTTACCGTTGGAATCGTGAAAGCTATTCTAGTAGACGGCGCTTTATCGACATTTGGTCTTTTGTCTTGACTTTAATGTACAAACTTTGGCTCTACAACAAATCCTGGAGTTACCCTGGTGGTGTGACTGAAGCCAAGCAAACTGCAAGACGCAAAGCACAAGCTGTCTGGATTCGCAACACCCTACTGGATTTAGGGCCAACCTTTATCAAGGTCGGTCAGTTGTTTTCTACCCGTGCTGATATCTTCCCTGGTGAGTATGTAGAAGAATTAGCCAAGCTTCAAGATAAAGTTCCGGCTTTTAGTTATGAGCAAGTAGAAACGACTATTCAGCAAGAATTAGGCAAAAAAATTCCTGAACTTTTCGAGACTTTTGAACCGATTCCCTTAGCTGCTGCTAGTTTGGGACAAGTACACAAGGCTGTGTTACATTCCGGTGAAGCGGTGGTTGTCAAAGTGCAACGCCCCGGATTAAAGAAGCTATTTGAAATAGATTTACAAATTCTTAAGGGAATTGCTCGTTATTTTCAAAACCATCCAAAATGGGGACGGGGACGAGATTGGATCGGGATTTATGAGGAATGTTGTCGAATTCTTTGGCAAGAAATTGATTATCTCAATGAAGGTCGCAACGCTGATACTTTCCGCCGGAATTTTCGCAGCTATGATTGGGTCAAGGTTCCCAGGGTTTTCTGGCGTTATGCATCTTCGCGGGTGCTGACTTTGGAATATGTCCCTGGAATTAAAATTAGCCAATATGAAGCTTTAGAAGCAGCAGGTTTAGACCGCAAAACTATTGCACGTCAAGGGGCGCAGGCTTATCTACATCAGTTACTTGATAGTGGCTTTTTTCATGCCGACCCTCACCCTGGTAACATCGCTGTTAGTCCCGATGGTGGTTTAATTTTCTACGATTTCGGGATGATGGGACAGGTGAAGTCAAATGTGCGTGATGGCTTGATGGAAACTTTATTTGGCATTGCTCAAAAGGATGGCGATCGCGTAGTCCAGTCTCTCATAGATTTGGGGGCGATCGCACCGGTGGATGACATGGGCCCAGTCCGGCGTTCTGTGCAGTACATGCTGGATAATTTCATGGATAAGCCTTTTGAAAACCAATCTGTTGCAGCTATTAGTGACGATTTATACGAAATCGCTTATAATCAACCATTTAGATTTCCCGCAACTTTTACTTTTGTGATGCGCGCCTTTTCCACTCTGGAGGGGGTGGGTAAGGGTCTAGATCCAGAATTTAATTTTATGGAAGTTGCCAAACCATACGCAATGCAGCTTATGACTAACATGAATGGCCCGGAAAGCAACAGCTTCCTCAATGAATTAAGTCGTCAAGCAGTTCAAGTCAGTACCACCGCTTTAGGATTACCACGTAGACTAGAAGATACTCTAGAAAAATTAGAGCGGGGAGACATGCGCGTGCGGGTGCGTTCTATTGAAACAGAACGTCTGCTGCGCCGCCAAGGCAATATTCAACTAGGAATTAGTTACGCTCTGCTCATCAGTGGATTCACTCTTTCAGGTACGATTTTATTGGTGAATCATTATCTATGGCTGGCACTACTTGCAGGTTTAATTGCTGTAGTAGTCGCCGGGATACTGATTCGTATGCTTTTACGCCTCGACCGTTATGACCGCATGTATTAA